A window of the Syntrophothermus lipocalidus DSM 12680 genome harbors these coding sequences:
- a CDS encoding Hsp70 family protein, which translates to MIVGIDLGTTNSLVAYINREGKPEIIVNERGSRLTPSAVYFKTDQEVLVGELARSQMVLKADRTVCYIKRHMGSDYRVNISGREYTPIEISALVLRKLRQYAEKYLGQPVEAAVVTVPAYFNDNQRQATLQAGRLAGLKILKLLNEPTAAALAYGLQSGEKEHVLVLDIGGGTFDITLMENDGGTCRVVAVGGCTTLGGIDFDNRLIRHILETFKQTHGIDLAADKVACQQVQIHAERAKVDLSTVNECSVLIPYITMGTEGPVHLNQTIRREEFEHLADDLWNEISSLILQTLQKAEVGPDWVDVIVMAGGASRMPGFERVVRELFGQVEIKSDINPDEVVALGAAIEAGILAGQVEHIELYDVTSHTLGIEDDMGEFVPIIPANTLYPVTRSRLFTTVEDDQEEVIIHILQRDELQSEASAAVSLGKFHLAGIQQAPAGVPCIEVTFTIDRNGVLEVAARDTETGTENQVQITDVAFSGGHPGENRRGTSLTVI; encoded by the coding sequence GTGATTGTGGGCATAGATCTAGGCACCACCAACTCTCTGGTAGCCTATATCAACCGGGAAGGCAAGCCGGAAATCATCGTCAATGAGCGTGGGAGCCGATTGACACCTTCGGCCGTGTACTTCAAAACAGACCAGGAGGTCCTAGTAGGGGAGCTGGCTCGTTCCCAGATGGTCTTGAAAGCCGACCGGACGGTATGCTACATCAAGCGTCACATGGGTTCCGACTACCGGGTAAACATATCCGGGCGGGAGTACACTCCTATCGAGATCTCAGCCCTGGTGTTACGAAAACTTCGGCAGTACGCCGAAAAATACCTGGGCCAGCCCGTTGAGGCAGCGGTAGTCACCGTACCCGCCTATTTCAACGACAACCAGCGCCAGGCCACCCTGCAGGCGGGAAGGCTGGCGGGATTAAAGATATTGAAGCTGTTGAACGAGCCCACGGCCGCGGCCTTGGCCTACGGCCTGCAGTCGGGGGAAAAGGAACACGTCCTGGTGCTCGATATAGGAGGTGGTACCTTCGATATCACCCTTATGGAAAACGACGGTGGCACCTGCCGGGTGGTGGCGGTCGGGGGATGCACTACCCTGGGGGGGATCGATTTCGACAACCGGCTGATAAGGCACATTCTCGAAACTTTTAAGCAAACTCATGGGATAGATCTCGCTGCCGACAAAGTAGCCTGCCAACAGGTTCAAATACACGCGGAACGGGCTAAGGTTGACCTGTCAACCGTAAACGAGTGCTCGGTTCTGATACCTTACATCACCATGGGAACTGAAGGCCCGGTTCATCTCAACCAGACCATCCGTAGGGAAGAATTTGAGCACCTGGCAGATGACCTCTGGAACGAGATCAGTTCTCTTATCCTGCAAACCCTGCAGAAAGCGGAGGTTGGTCCCGACTGGGTGGATGTAATAGTTATGGCTGGCGGGGCCTCGCGGATGCCCGGATTCGAGCGGGTGGTACGGGAATTGTTCGGGCAGGTAGAAATAAAAAGCGATATCAATCCCGACGAAGTAGTAGCACTCGGAGCCGCCATAGAAGCTGGAATCCTGGCTGGCCAGGTCGAACATATCGAACTCTACGATGTAACTTCCCACACCTTGGGCATTGAAGATGATATGGGGGAATTTGTCCCCATTATTCCAGCTAATACCCTCTATCCGGTAACCAGGTCGCGCCTGTTTACCACAGTCGAAGACGATCAGGAGGAGGTGATAATTCACATCCTGCAGCGGGACGAACTCCAGTCCGAGGCTTCAGCAGCCGTATCCCTGGGCAAGTTTCACCTGGCTGGCATCCAGCAGGCTCCAGCCGGGGTGCCGTGCATCGAGGTAACTTTCACCATTGACCGCAACGGAGTTCTCGAGGTTGCCGCTCGGGACACGGAAACAGGTACGGAAAACCAAGTACAGATCACTGACGTGGCGTTTTCCGGCGGACACCCGGGTGAAAACCGCCGCGGGACTTCGCTAACGGTTATATGA
- a CDS encoding methyl-accepting chemotaxis protein produces MARRLETPPGAKTGLTLKTDEEDISKKREQARRMAQEKARARTLAKQQAMAERIATASEQLLAGVEEATASAQEFARMMTDLAVRMQQVAEMSESVKQTAQDESNAAQQVVETFDILYKITQEGLGTMRESVAAMENMRAHLVEAAEKNAQSGKRIAELEEQSRQIGDIVQTVVMIADQTNLLALNAAIEAARAGEHGRGFAVVADEVRNLAEISESAARDIRGVVEEIRSGVDQVVKDINQVVESFQDMQQRTEHNNQGFQGVAQRFQLYGEILARFLDFSGQMDRTAQEVRSVCESIAANTDQIRVGCEESTKAVTEQSKALAEVNQATHELAEMADELKTSTNVNKSAEEVAATSEQLSANIEEISSSASEIVSSLSQMTNAASLSEKDVQKVVTLVHTSQELLAKMNECITQASQTLGELQQILTDSRQAARAVWRDLRECIDSYQGTNSSIETLEEKIRRIEKIVDTIENVSIQTNMLAVNGFVEAATAGEHGRGFSVVAGDIRNLATESAENADKIKDLVRDLQKQMSKVIADLGQSESVSRQADEAIGVAAKKNDEVEESLAQITHQRAQVGKAVTDIRNAVEKAEKLVEALTEMITAGFAEIQAASRTADEQARGVAELANSIEEIASIADELQAGQ; encoded by the coding sequence ATGGCTAGAAGATTGGAAACACCGCCCGGTGCCAAAACCGGATTGACCCTGAAGACCGACGAAGAAGATATATCCAAGAAGCGGGAACAGGCCCGCAGGATGGCTCAAGAAAAGGCCCGGGCCCGCACCCTGGCCAAGCAGCAGGCTATGGCCGAGAGAATCGCCACCGCTTCCGAACAACTCCTGGCAGGAGTAGAGGAGGCAACCGCATCAGCCCAGGAATTCGCCCGGATGATGACTGACTTAGCGGTACGCATGCAGCAAGTAGCGGAGATGTCTGAGTCCGTAAAACAGACTGCTCAGGACGAAAGTAATGCGGCGCAGCAGGTCGTAGAGACTTTCGATATTCTCTATAAGATAACCCAGGAAGGTCTCGGCACCATGCGTGAGTCGGTGGCCGCCATGGAAAACATGCGCGCTCACCTGGTAGAAGCAGCAGAGAAAAACGCCCAGTCCGGCAAGCGCATTGCCGAGCTGGAAGAACAGTCCCGGCAGATCGGAGACATCGTGCAGACTGTGGTCATGATCGCAGACCAGACCAACCTCCTGGCCTTGAACGCCGCTATTGAAGCAGCCCGCGCTGGAGAACACGGGCGTGGATTTGCGGTAGTAGCAGATGAAGTACGCAACCTGGCCGAGATTTCTGAAAGCGCAGCCCGGGATATCCGCGGAGTAGTGGAGGAAATTCGTAGTGGCGTGGATCAGGTAGTTAAAGATATAAACCAGGTAGTAGAAAGCTTCCAGGATATGCAACAGCGCACCGAGCATAATAACCAGGGGTTCCAGGGGGTAGCACAGCGGTTTCAGCTCTACGGGGAAATACTGGCAAGGTTTTTGGATTTTTCAGGCCAGATGGACCGCACGGCCCAGGAAGTCCGTTCTGTCTGCGAATCCATCGCCGCCAATACAGACCAGATCAGGGTAGGGTGTGAAGAGTCCACGAAAGCGGTGACCGAACAGAGCAAGGCACTGGCCGAGGTCAACCAGGCTACCCACGAACTGGCGGAGATGGCGGATGAACTTAAGACATCTACGAACGTAAACAAATCAGCCGAGGAAGTGGCTGCCACTTCGGAACAGCTCTCCGCTAATATAGAAGAAATAAGCAGCTCCGCCAGTGAGATCGTGAGCTCTCTTAGCCAGATGACAAACGCCGCCAGCCTATCCGAAAAGGATGTCCAGAAGGTTGTAACCTTGGTACACACCAGCCAGGAACTCCTAGCCAAAATGAACGAGTGCATAACCCAGGCCAGTCAAACCTTAGGGGAATTGCAGCAGATATTAACCGACAGCCGTCAGGCAGCTCGTGCTGTGTGGAGGGACCTGCGCGAATGTATTGACTCGTATCAGGGAACCAACAGCTCCATTGAGACCCTCGAAGAAAAAATCCGGCGTATTGAAAAGATTGTGGATACCATCGAAAACGTTTCTATCCAGACCAACATGCTGGCTGTCAACGGGTTCGTAGAGGCCGCAACTGCAGGCGAGCACGGTCGTGGATTCTCCGTAGTTGCCGGTGATATCCGTAACCTCGCCACCGAGTCGGCAGAAAATGCCGATAAGATCAAGGACCTGGTAAGGGACCTGCAGAAGCAGATGAGCAAAGTTATCGCTGACCTGGGTCAGTCCGAAAGCGTATCCCGGCAAGCAGACGAAGCTATAGGGGTAGCTGCCAAGAAAAATGACGAAGTCGAAGAATCACTGGCCCAGATTACGCACCAGCGCGCCCAGGTAGGTAAAGCCGTAACTGATATCCGCAACGCGGTTGAGAAAGCCGAAAAACTGGTTGAGGCTTTGACCGAGATGATAACCGCAGGGTTTGCTGAAATACAAGCCGCTTCTCGCACGGCTGACGAGCAGGCCCGAGGGGTGGCAGAGCTTGCCAACTCCATTGAAGAAATAGCGTCTATCGCTGATGAGCTACAGGCAGGTCAATAA
- a CDS encoding chemotaxis protein CheW, which translates to MTDQQANALVQDEMQLVTFDLERESFGINIMNVQEIIRTPNITVIPQAPPYVEGVTNLRGNILPVIDTRVKFNLPPRERDAASRVIVVDVKGRKIGLSVDGVSEVLRVESNQIEPAPAMVSGIETSAISGMVKINDGKKLVMILDAVRFCQLESGEGQDTAAARLTRSEAGFKQEQDKKLEEVQLVTFGLGKEEFALEIEQVREIIRYPEIVKVPNVPAYIKGVISLRDRLLPIVDMRVKLETSSDEVSDTTRVVVVDVDNMQVGLVVDKVYEVTRVPKDTIYPPPQALTTEGREQLKGIVRLDDGKRIIMLIDPFDILTREEIRGISTVETADAESIEEAPAFLDGMDEEQMVVFKLAGEQYGVRITQVQEINRLSKITKVPRAPKFVEGVVNLRGDVIPLIDLRKRFEMEEKEYNEFTRIIVSDINNKKIGIIVDEVLEVLRVPKKNLEEAPDIIQGNQAARFMEGLANLENRMIMLLNLENILVEKEWQKLADLSQSQAAKKTTPVKLKKQGGNE; encoded by the coding sequence GTGACCGACCAACAGGCAAACGCCTTAGTTCAGGATGAGATGCAGTTGGTCACCTTCGATCTCGAGCGGGAAAGCTTCGGAATCAATATTATGAACGTGCAGGAGATCATCCGCACGCCCAACATAACGGTTATTCCGCAGGCCCCGCCCTATGTAGAAGGGGTAACTAACCTGCGGGGCAATATCCTTCCGGTTATCGACACCCGGGTTAAGTTCAACCTGCCTCCTCGCGAACGCGACGCCGCCAGCCGGGTAATAGTAGTAGATGTGAAAGGCAGGAAAATCGGGTTGAGCGTTGACGGAGTATCCGAGGTCCTCCGGGTTGAGAGTAACCAAATAGAGCCGGCCCCCGCCATGGTATCGGGTATCGAGACCAGTGCTATCTCTGGAATGGTCAAGATTAACGATGGAAAAAAACTGGTCATGATCCTGGATGCCGTGCGCTTCTGTCAACTGGAAAGCGGCGAGGGACAGGATACCGCTGCCGCCCGGTTAACCAGGAGCGAAGCCGGTTTCAAGCAGGAGCAGGACAAGAAGCTGGAAGAAGTCCAGTTAGTTACTTTTGGGCTAGGAAAAGAAGAGTTTGCCCTTGAAATAGAACAGGTTCGGGAGATCATCCGCTACCCGGAGATCGTGAAGGTCCCTAACGTTCCGGCCTACATCAAAGGAGTGATCTCCTTGCGCGACCGCCTGTTGCCTATCGTCGACATGCGGGTTAAGCTCGAAACCAGCAGTGATGAAGTTAGCGACACTACCAGGGTGGTAGTCGTCGATGTGGACAACATGCAGGTCGGATTAGTCGTGGACAAGGTCTACGAAGTTACCCGCGTCCCCAAAGACACTATCTACCCGCCGCCTCAAGCCTTGACCACCGAGGGGCGGGAGCAGTTGAAGGGCATAGTCAGGCTAGATGACGGGAAGCGCATCATCATGCTCATTGATCCTTTCGACATCCTGACCAGGGAGGAAATCCGCGGGATATCCACCGTAGAAACGGCCGATGCAGAATCCATCGAAGAAGCCCCGGCTTTTCTAGACGGGATGGACGAAGAACAGATGGTAGTGTTCAAGCTGGCAGGCGAGCAGTACGGGGTACGCATCACCCAGGTACAGGAGATCAACCGTCTGTCTAAGATCACTAAAGTGCCGCGGGCACCCAAATTCGTCGAAGGGGTCGTAAACCTGAGAGGAGATGTCATCCCGCTCATCGACCTGCGCAAGCGGTTTGAGATGGAGGAAAAAGAGTACAACGAGTTCACCCGCATCATAGTCAGCGATATAAACAACAAAAAGATAGGAATCATCGTGGACGAGGTCCTTGAGGTTTTGCGGGTACCCAAAAAGAACCTGGAAGAGGCTCCCGACATCATTCAAGGGAACCAGGCAGCCCGCTTTATGGAAGGCTTGGCCAACCTGGAGAACAGGATGATTATGCTTTTGAACCTGGAAAACATCCTGGTAGAGAAAGAGTGGCAGAAGCTGGCCGACCTCAGCCAGTCCCAGGCGGCGAAAAAGACGACCCCAGTGAAACTCAAGAAGCAGGGTGGAAACGAGTAA
- a CDS encoding protein-glutamate methylesterase/protein-glutamine glutaminase, translating to MVRVLIVDDSALMRKTLRQILERDPEVEVVAAARDGEDAVAKAREYRPDVVTMDVNMPKQDGITALQYIVNEDICPVIMVSSLTQEGAVTTFEALELGAFDFVAKPGGTVSSNLETVADELVTKIKAAAGLKKRKITARLSRARRSRGRQVVKKTGDTASGDMKAVAMGISTGGPKMIYEVLPSLPANLNAAVFLVQHMPPNFTSAYVKRLNEHCQLEVVEAEAGMKVRPGVVYVGRGGRHLSLVKNSLGEAVIRLPSQPPHHFMPSVGVMMEAVLKVFGPRTIGVLMTGMGDDGADAMVKIRQGGGLTIAESEESAIVFGMPGEAIKRGGAEIVVPIWDIAAEIVKAVGVV from the coding sequence GTGGTACGTGTACTGATTGTCGACGATTCGGCCCTTATGCGCAAAACTCTCCGGCAAATCCTGGAACGGGATCCGGAGGTTGAAGTCGTGGCTGCAGCCCGGGACGGAGAGGATGCCGTAGCCAAAGCCCGGGAGTACCGCCCGGATGTTGTCACTATGGACGTAAACATGCCCAAACAGGACGGCATCACTGCCCTTCAGTATATAGTCAATGAAGACATCTGCCCTGTCATAATGGTTTCTTCCCTCACCCAAGAAGGAGCAGTGACCACGTTTGAAGCCTTGGAACTGGGTGCGTTTGATTTCGTGGCTAAGCCGGGCGGTACTGTGTCATCCAACCTCGAAACAGTGGCCGATGAGCTAGTTACCAAGATTAAAGCAGCCGCCGGGTTGAAAAAGAGAAAGATCACCGCCCGCCTGTCAAGGGCCCGTCGCTCCCGTGGCAGGCAGGTTGTGAAGAAAACGGGAGATACTGCAAGCGGGGACATGAAGGCAGTGGCCATGGGTATATCGACCGGGGGCCCCAAGATGATTTATGAGGTCTTGCCCTCATTACCGGCCAACCTCAACGCGGCTGTGTTCCTGGTCCAGCACATGCCGCCTAACTTCACTTCGGCTTACGTCAAAAGGCTGAACGAACACTGCCAGTTGGAGGTGGTGGAAGCCGAGGCTGGCATGAAGGTACGGCCAGGTGTGGTTTATGTGGGACGAGGAGGACGGCATCTCAGCCTGGTGAAAAATTCGCTGGGAGAAGCGGTCATCCGGCTGCCATCCCAGCCACCTCACCATTTTATGCCTTCAGTGGGAGTCATGATGGAGGCAGTGTTGAAGGTTTTCGGGCCGAGGACCATAGGAGTGCTCATGACCGGTATGGGTGACGACGGGGCTGACGCTATGGTCAAAATCAGGCAGGGCGGAGGCCTGACTATCGCCGAATCGGAAGAGAGTGCCATCGTGTTCGGAATGCCTGGAGAGGCCATCAAGCGCGGCGGAGCCGAAATCGTGGTCCCCATATGGGACATAGCGGCTGAAATCGTGAAAGCGGTAGGAGTAGTTTAA
- a CDS encoding response regulator yields the protein MVLTRGIKPDGSPIKVMAVDDSPVTRKMLKKALEPEGFIIVAEAGNGRDAVAAYAQANPDVITMDVTMPIMDGLEAAAAIKKLNPSQKIIMLSAMGDKDIVAEAQSLGITDFCTKPFKPDEIIGKILKVLAEG from the coding sequence GTGGTTCTTACGAGAGGGATAAAACCGGACGGGAGTCCGATTAAGGTAATGGCAGTGGACGATTCGCCGGTAACCAGGAAGATGCTCAAAAAAGCGCTCGAGCCCGAAGGGTTCATTATTGTTGCCGAGGCTGGTAACGGGCGCGATGCCGTGGCCGCCTACGCCCAGGCCAACCCGGATGTCATCACCATGGACGTTACCATGCCCATAATGGACGGGCTAGAAGCCGCAGCCGCCATCAAGAAACTCAACCCTTCCCAAAAAATAATAATGCTGAGCGCCATGGGCGATAAAGATATCGTGGCTGAAGCCCAGAGCCTGGGTATTACTGATTTCTGTACCAAGCCTTTTAAACCCGACGAAATTATCGGCAAGATTCTGAAAGTTTTAGCGGAAGGTTGA
- a CDS encoding chemotaxis protein CheX, which produces MSSTTYIVPFIKAVASVFKDMLGIVVTKGEPVDEGEEFGSQGFAVIVGFTGGWRGRFFLDMPPTAALRLASILTGEEYASPTEEEVLLSAAEIGNVVCGNAVTAVNDAYPGLNIRLTPPSVFVGDGFSMFNVRLSSYSVLMQTEAGPIKINVAVEEGKR; this is translated from the coding sequence GTGAGCTCCACAACCTACATCGTGCCCTTTATCAAAGCCGTGGCCAGTGTTTTCAAGGATATGTTGGGAATTGTCGTAACAAAAGGAGAACCAGTTGACGAAGGAGAAGAGTTTGGGTCACAAGGGTTTGCGGTGATCGTCGGCTTTACTGGCGGCTGGCGCGGCCGCTTTTTCCTGGACATGCCGCCCACAGCAGCGTTGAGATTGGCCAGTATCCTGACGGGCGAGGAATACGCCTCTCCAACCGAAGAAGAAGTCCTCCTGTCCGCTGCAGAGATAGGCAACGTGGTGTGCGGCAACGCCGTCACCGCCGTTAACGACGCTTACCCAGGCCTGAACATCCGGTTGACCCCTCCCAGCGTCTTCGTGGGAGACGGCTTTAGCATGTTCAACGTCAGACTCAGCTCCTACTCCGTTTTGATGCAAACCGAAGCAGGGCCCATCAAGATAAACGTAGCGGTAGAGGAGGGGAAAAGGTAG
- a CDS encoding chemotaxis protein CheX encodes MDVRYINPFIQGLLDVVAMLGMTSIVRTGLGKKTYLQTENEVNIIIGLTGEVKGNIVFSMPEATAKNIASAMMAGVPVEKLDLISKSALCELANMIAGNSAAKLEGLGVKFNVTPPTLITGKNLLALISQVETLVINFAGNEGPLEMNVALEM; translated from the coding sequence ATGGATGTGAGGTATATCAACCCCTTCATTCAGGGACTCCTCGATGTCGTAGCCATGCTGGGAATGACGAGCATTGTCCGTACTGGATTAGGCAAGAAGACATACCTTCAAACTGAAAATGAGGTCAACATCATCATCGGGCTCACAGGAGAGGTTAAGGGAAATATCGTGTTCTCTATGCCGGAAGCCACCGCCAAGAACATTGCCTCAGCCATGATGGCGGGAGTCCCGGTGGAAAAGCTCGATCTCATATCAAAAAGCGCCCTGTGCGAACTGGCCAATATGATAGCAGGTAACTCCGCGGCCAAGCTGGAAGGGCTGGGCGTAAAATTCAATGTCACGCCCCCCACCTTGATTACCGGCAAGAACCTGCTCGCCCTTATCAGCCAGGTAGAAACCCTGGTCATCAATTTTGCGGGCAACGAAGGGCCCTTAGAGATGAACGTGGCCTTAGAAATGTGA
- a CDS encoding methyl-accepting chemotaxis protein, giving the protein MRKQLEKPPGLDPEPTSSKTGIALKQDETAELARKREQARKMAQEKAKARTLAKQQAMAERIAASSQQLLAAVEETNASVQEFARLMTEVASMGNDVGQNAEQMRTGATRVNQVVEEFHKNLQVLHQYALSGVEAAERSRRGMETMMDQMKEAVAKNQQSGQRIKELEIQSEKIGDIVQAVVMIADQTNLLALNAAIEAARAGEHGRGFAVVADEVRNLAEISERSARDIRGVVEEIRSVVEEIVKDIGEVVNNFERLQDELANTNQGFAQVGQLFAQYASKIDEAVAGGVTMTGKAGELLTSGEGIASAALQIAGATQEAAKAVAEQTKALSEVTAATHDLTDMAEELRTSTNINKSAEEIAATAEQLSANIEEISSSATQIASGLNELTQSARIAVAEARKAQDIGQDSQQLVETIAEISSAAGNIHAEIAETLEASRASARKVWAGIREGIASYSATNSAVASLQDKIRRIEKIVDTIENVSIQTNMLAVNGFVEAATAGEHGRGFSVVANDIRNLATESAENADKIKDLVRDIQIQIGKVVGDISQSEAACRKADETAGMAAKSNQQATDQVNQIGQLRVLVGKSISELGTVVAQGTEIATAAADILAAAFSKVEEASVIAQEQAKAVQELANSIEDIASIADEMQMN; this is encoded by the coding sequence ATGCGGAAACAGTTGGAAAAGCCACCGGGTTTGGACCCCGAGCCAACCTCTAGCAAAACCGGAATAGCTCTTAAACAAGATGAGACAGCGGAATTAGCCCGCAAGCGAGAGCAGGCTCGCAAAATGGCTCAGGAAAAGGCCAAGGCCCGTACCCTGGCCAAGCAGCAGGCCATGGCCGAACGCATTGCCGCATCATCACAGCAGCTTCTGGCCGCAGTTGAGGAAACCAACGCATCGGTCCAAGAGTTCGCGCGCCTTATGACCGAAGTGGCCTCTATGGGAAACGATGTCGGCCAAAACGCCGAGCAGATGCGAACCGGGGCTACCAGAGTCAATCAGGTTGTAGAAGAGTTCCACAAGAACTTACAGGTCCTCCACCAGTACGCTTTGAGCGGAGTGGAAGCAGCCGAGCGGTCGCGTAGAGGCATGGAGACCATGATGGACCAGATGAAGGAAGCCGTTGCCAAAAACCAGCAGTCGGGCCAGCGCATAAAAGAACTGGAAATTCAGTCTGAAAAAATCGGCGACATCGTGCAGGCGGTAGTGATGATTGCGGATCAGACTAACCTGTTGGCTCTGAACGCCGCTATTGAGGCTGCCCGGGCCGGTGAGCACGGGCGAGGGTTTGCGGTGGTAGCCGATGAAGTGAGAAACCTGGCTGAGATATCAGAAAGATCGGCCCGGGATATCCGGGGAGTAGTTGAAGAAATACGGTCAGTGGTTGAAGAAATAGTTAAGGACATAGGCGAGGTTGTAAACAACTTTGAACGTCTCCAGGACGAACTTGCCAACACCAACCAGGGCTTTGCCCAGGTAGGTCAGCTTTTCGCCCAGTATGCAAGCAAGATTGACGAAGCGGTTGCCGGAGGGGTAACGATGACCGGCAAAGCAGGCGAGCTACTGACCTCGGGTGAGGGTATAGCCAGCGCCGCCCTTCAGATAGCCGGGGCGACGCAGGAGGCGGCTAAAGCTGTAGCCGAACAGACCAAAGCCTTGTCCGAAGTAACCGCCGCGACCCATGATCTGACCGACATGGCCGAGGAACTAAGGACCTCCACCAACATCAACAAATCGGCCGAAGAGATAGCGGCTACGGCCGAGCAGCTTTCTGCCAACATAGAGGAAATCAGTTCCTCGGCTACCCAAATAGCATCAGGCTTGAACGAGCTGACCCAAAGTGCTCGTATCGCGGTAGCAGAAGCCCGCAAGGCGCAGGATATCGGGCAAGACAGCCAGCAACTGGTAGAAACCATTGCCGAAATAAGTTCTGCTGCCGGGAACATCCACGCCGAGATAGCAGAGACTCTAGAAGCCAGCCGGGCCAGTGCCCGGAAGGTATGGGCCGGGATCAGAGAAGGTATCGCCTCTTACAGCGCCACTAACTCCGCCGTAGCCTCTCTGCAAGACAAGATCCGCCGCATCGAGAAAATCGTCGATACCATCGAAAACGTTTCCATTCAGACCAACATGCTGGCCGTAAACGGGTTCGTAGAAGCCGCTACGGCCGGCGAGCACGGTCGGGGCTTTTCCGTGGTCGCGAACGACATCCGCAACCTGGCTACAGAGTCTGCCGAAAATGCGGATAAAATAAAGGACCTGGTGCGGGACATCCAGATTCAGATCGGCAAAGTTGTCGGCGACATCAGCCAGTCTGAAGCAGCTTGCCGCAAGGCCGATGAAACCGCCGGCATGGCGGCCAAGTCCAACCAGCAGGCCACCGATCAGGTAAACCAGATCGGTCAACTTCGAGTTCTCGTGGGCAAGAGCATATCGGAACTCGGAACAGTCGTGGCGCAAGGAACTGAAATTGCGACAGCCGCCGCCGACATTCTGGCTGCCGCTTTCAGTAAGGTAGAAGAAGCATCAGTCATCGCCCAGGAACAGGCCAAAGCTGTTCAAGAACTTGCCAACTCCATCGAAGATATCGCTTCCATCGCCGATGAGATGCAGATGAATTAA
- the aroA gene encoding 3-phosphoshikimate 1-carboxyvinyltransferase, translated as MDVTVRRAPKGLRGTITLPADKSISHRSVMLAALAQGKSRVKNFLRARDTLATVRCVRALGVNIMDNGEDLIIEGRGLGGFLQPEDILDCENSGTTMRLMSGTLSACSFFSVLTGDSSLRSRPMARVVEPLRLMGARIDGRDGGRLAPLAIRGGNLKGIDYTLPVPSAQVKSAVLLAGLGVEGETVVREKVPSRDHTERMLAGMGAEIFAENGVIRLQPGRELEPFDMSVPADISSAAFWIVAATLVPESEVLIPGVGVNPTRSGVLRVLASMGARIELQNQRVVGGEPVADIRVVSAGNLIGTTVAGEIVPSLIDEIPVLAVAMAMARGESVVRDASELRVKETDRILAVCTCLRRLGVEVEETEDGFYVRGQGRLTGAKVDSYGDHRIAMAMGIAGLVAEGETIVKGAEAVNISYPGFWAELARFAGR; from the coding sequence ATGGATGTAACTGTACGTCGCGCCCCAAAGGGGTTGAGGGGGACTATTACGCTGCCGGCAGACAAATCGATATCGCACCGCAGCGTCATGCTGGCGGCCCTGGCTCAGGGAAAGAGCCGGGTAAAGAATTTCTTGCGGGCGCGAGACACACTAGCCACGGTTCGGTGCGTGCGAGCACTCGGGGTTAACATTATGGACAACGGCGAGGACCTCATAATCGAAGGGCGCGGGCTAGGCGGATTTCTACAGCCAGAAGACATTCTGGACTGTGAGAACTCCGGAACAACTATGCGCTTGATGTCAGGAACTCTATCGGCCTGCTCGTTTTTTTCGGTATTAACCGGGGATTCATCCTTGCGCTCCCGCCCTATGGCTCGGGTAGTGGAACCTCTGCGTTTAATGGGAGCACGCATCGACGGACGAGACGGGGGCCGGCTTGCACCGCTGGCTATTCGAGGGGGCAACTTAAAAGGGATCGACTACACCCTGCCGGTGCCGAGCGCTCAGGTCAAATCTGCTGTTCTTTTAGCTGGTTTGGGAGTTGAAGGGGAGACGGTGGTAAGGGAAAAGGTGCCTTCAAGGGACCACACGGAACGGATGCTGGCAGGGATGGGGGCAGAGATTTTTGCCGAAAACGGGGTGATTCGGCTGCAACCGGGAAGAGAGCTCGAACCTTTTGATATGTCCGTTCCAGCCGACATTTCATCCGCGGCTTTCTGGATAGTGGCAGCGACGCTGGTTCCGGAGTCAGAGGTCCTAATCCCTGGGGTAGGAGTTAACCCTACGCGAAGCGGGGTACTAAGAGTGCTTGCTTCTATGGGTGCTAGAATCGAACTTCAGAACCAGAGGGTTGTCGGTGGCGAACCGGTAGCCGATATACGGGTGGTCTCGGCTGGGAACCTAATCGGCACAACCGTGGCAGGGGAGATTGTACCGTCTCTAATTGACGAAATTCCGGTGCTGGCAGTTGCTATGGCCATGGCTCGGGGTGAATCGGTTGTACGGGATGCGTCGGAATTGAGGGTTAAAGAAACTGACCGGATACTGGCTGTCTGCACCTGCCTGCGCCGGCTCGGAGTAGAGGTAGAGGAGACCGAGGACGGGTTTTATGTTCGGGGGCAGGGCAGGCTTACCGGGGCGAAGGTGGACAGCTACGGGGATCACCGCATTGCCATGGCCATGGGTATCGCCGGGCTGGTAGCCGAGGGGGAAACCATAGTCAAAGGGGCAGAAGCCGTTAACATATCCTATCCCGGTTTCTGGGCGGAGCTCGCCCGTTTTGCCGGCCGGTAA